A region of Acidimicrobiales bacterium DNA encodes the following proteins:
- the sodN gene encoding superoxide dismutase, Ni, with protein sequence MRIVDRLLSTLDRISPASAAHAHCDLPCGVYDPAQARIEAESVKACMEKFNGSDDAVFKERAVSIKEQRAELVKHHLWVLWTDYFKPEHLAKHPQLHELFWKATKAAGETKKTNDPGVAQGLLDQIAEIDTIFWATKKG encoded by the coding sequence ATGCGCATCGTCGACCGCCTGCTGTCGACCCTCGACCGGATCAGCCCCGCGTCGGCCGCCCACGCCCACTGCGACCTTCCGTGCGGCGTCTACGACCCCGCCCAGGCGAGGATCGAGGCCGAGTCGGTCAAGGCGTGCATGGAGAAGTTCAACGGGTCCGACGACGCCGTGTTCAAGGAGCGTGCCGTCTCCATCAAGGAGCAGCGGGCGGAGCTCGTCAAGCACCACCTGTGGGTGCTGTGGACCGACTACTTCAAGCCCGAGCACCTGGCGAAGCACCCCCAGCTCCACGAGCTGTTCTGGAAGGCCACGAAGGCGGCGGGCGAAACGAAGAAGACCAACGACCCCGGCGTGGCCCAGGGCCTCCTCGACCAGATCGCGGAGATCGACACCATCTTCTGGGCGACCAAGAAGGGGTAG
- a CDS encoding aminotransferase class V-fold PLP-dependent enzyme, with amino-acid sequence MAHTADPPSRLVGDDVVVPCVDGSDRRYVSLDAAASTGALPAVMAAVEQFVPVYSSVHRGAGYKSRLATTAYESARATALAFARGGGPGTADVAILCRNTTEALNHLAFRMPFEPEDVVLTTVVEHHANLLPWGRVARRRYVECGVDGTFDVDAVVAGLDERPRPRLLALTGASNVTGWLPPVSAIAAVAHERGVPVALDAAQLAPHRRIPPEVDYVAFSGHKLYAPFGAGVLVGPAATFAEGEPFLAGGGAVDLVDLDEVWWTEPPEREEAGSPNVVGAVALEAALRELGRIGWEAIEAHERTLAQRLRRGLAGIEGVRLLGPPLDADTLAIGSFVVEGVHHALVAARLSAEWGIGVRHGCFCAHPYLIRLLGLSARDVDTYRQQVQAGDHRLMPGAVRASCGISNTEADVDTLLAAVAAIAAGAGAGEPPPVPYVQDVGTGDYWPETDAPGWLGHERETGTSCARG; translated from the coding sequence GTGGCGCACACCGCGGACCCACCGTCTCGGCTGGTGGGCGACGACGTGGTCGTGCCGTGCGTGGACGGGAGCGACCGGCGGTACGTGAGCCTCGACGCGGCGGCGTCGACCGGCGCGCTGCCCGCCGTCATGGCGGCCGTCGAGCAATTCGTCCCCGTGTACTCCAGCGTCCACCGGGGCGCGGGATACAAGTCGCGGCTCGCCACCACCGCCTACGAGTCGGCCCGGGCCACCGCCCTCGCCTTCGCCCGGGGCGGCGGGCCGGGCACCGCGGACGTCGCCATCCTGTGCCGGAACACCACCGAGGCCCTCAACCATCTGGCGTTCCGGATGCCCTTCGAGCCCGAGGACGTGGTCCTCACCACCGTCGTCGAGCACCACGCCAACCTCCTGCCGTGGGGGCGCGTGGCGCGGCGGCGCTACGTCGAGTGCGGGGTCGACGGCACCTTCGACGTCGACGCCGTCGTGGCGGGTCTCGACGAACGGCCGCGACCGCGCCTGCTCGCGCTCACCGGCGCCTCGAACGTGACGGGGTGGCTGCCGCCGGTCTCCGCCATCGCCGCCGTCGCCCACGAACGCGGTGTCCCGGTGGCGCTCGACGCCGCCCAGCTCGCACCGCACCGTCGGATCCCGCCCGAGGTCGACTACGTCGCCTTCAGCGGCCACAAGCTCTACGCGCCGTTCGGCGCCGGCGTCCTGGTGGGCCCGGCCGCCACCTTCGCCGAGGGTGAGCCGTTCCTCGCCGGCGGCGGGGCCGTTGACCTCGTCGACCTGGACGAGGTGTGGTGGACCGAGCCCCCCGAGCGCGAGGAGGCGGGCTCGCCCAACGTGGTGGGCGCGGTGGCGCTCGAGGCGGCCCTGCGCGAGCTCGGCCGCATCGGCTGGGAGGCCATCGAAGCCCACGAGCGGACCTTGGCGCAGCGGCTGCGCCGCGGCCTGGCCGGCATCGAGGGCGTGCGCCTGCTCGGCCCGCCCCTCGACGCCGACACGCTCGCCATCGGGAGCTTCGTCGTCGAGGGCGTGCACCACGCCCTGGTGGCGGCCCGGCTGAGCGCCGAGTGGGGCATCGGGGTGCGCCACGGCTGCTTCTGCGCGCACCCCTACCTGATCCGCCTCCTCGGCCTGTCGGCCCGTGACGTCGACACGTACCGGCAGCAGGTGCAGGCCGGCGACCACCGCCTCATGCCCGGGGCGGTGCGCGCCAGCTGCGGGATCTCGAACACCGAGGCCGACGTGGACACCCTGCTGGCCGCGGTCGCTGCCATCGCCGCCGGCGCCGGGGCGGGCGAGCCTCCCCCGGTCCCCTATGTCCAGGACGTCGGCACCGGTGACTACTGGCCCGAGACCGACGCCCCGGGATGGCTCGGCCACGAGCGCGAGACCGGCACCTCCTGCGCCCGGGGTTGA